In Calypte anna isolate BGI_N300 chromosome Z, bCalAnn1_v1.p, whole genome shotgun sequence, the following are encoded in one genomic region:
- the THAP1 gene encoding THAP domain-containing protein 1, which translates to MVQSCSAYRCRNRYDKEKPISFHKFPLTRPDLCKKWEAAVKRKNFKPTKYSSICSEHFTPDCFKRECNNKLLKENAVPTIFCYTEPSEKTEEFAEQPEDPLPPPPPPPPPPPPPPPPPPAAPALPPSPSTPAFHLSQIDARFVDPSIGLLMPPLQTPSNLAVFCDHNYTVEDTVHQRKRIQQLEEQVEKLRKKLKTAQQRCRRQERQIEKLREIVQFQKEKDILSGKGYVILPNDYFEVVEVPA; encoded by the exons ATGGTCCAGTCCTGTTCCGCCTACCGCTGCCGGAACCGATATGACAAAGAGAAGCCCATCTCCTTCCACAA GTTTCCACTTACAAGACCCGATCTTTGCAAGAAGTGGGAAGCTgctgttaaaaggaaaaacttcaaGCCAACCAAGTATAGCAGCATTTGTTCAGAACACTTTACTCCCGATTGCTTTAAAAGGGAATGCAACAACaagcttctgaaagaaaatgctgtgcCCACAATATTTTGTTATACTGAACCCAGTGAAAAG aCAGAAGAGTTTGCAGAGCAGCCAGAAGATCCACTGCCACCTCCCCCACCTCCACCGCCGCCGCCACCACCACCGCCACCACCTCCACCAGCAGCGCCAGCACTACCACCATCTCCATCAActcctgcttttcatttatCTCAAATAGATGCCAGGTTTGTAGATCCAAGTATTGGATTATTGATGCCTCCTCTCCAGACCCCTAGCAATCTTGCTGTTTTTTGCGATCACAACTATACCGTAGAGGATACAGTtcatcagagaaaaagaattcagCAGTTGGAGGAACAAGTTGAAAAACTGCGGAAGAAACTCAAGACGGCACAACAGCGATGCCGGCGTCAAGAAAGACAAATTGAAAAACTGAGAGAGATTGTtcaatttcagaaagaaaaagacatatTGTCAGGAAAAGGCTACGTGATTCTGCCAAATGACTATTTTGAAGTTGTGGAAGTACCTGCCTAG